The DNA window ACGGAATCTTCGACATCAGCAGCGCGGTCGATGCACCCAGCATCGAGATCACGTCCGGCGCGTTCTCCTGGTCCGCCGACAGCACGTGCACCATGACCTGTGTCTCGTGCATGAAGCCGTCGGGAAACATGGGCCGGATCGGTCGGTCGATCAGCCTGGCGGTCAGGATCTCGCCTTCGCCCGGCCGCGCCTCGCGCTTGAAGAAGCCACCCGGGAACTTGCCGGCGGCATACGCGCGCTCGCGGTACTCGACCGTCAGCGGGAAGAACGGGAGGTGCGTCGGGTTCTCCTGCGCGACTGCGGTTACGAGCGCGACCGTCTCGCCGTACTGAACGAGCACCGCACCGTGCGCCTGGCGCGCCATCCGGCCGGTCTCGAGAATCAGCTTCCGGCCGGCAAACGTGCGTTCGATTCTATGCATGGTGGTTCCTGTCGGTGGGATGACACTCCCGGATTGACGGACGCGCAGGCGCGACGAGTCGGCATCCGACCCGTCGCCCCTGCGCGTTGAACTCCTGAGGCATTCGGCCCGGCATCAATGCCGGAGCCCCAGGTCCTCGATGAGGGAGCGATACCGCTCGAGATCCTGACGCTTCAGGTATTCGAGCAGCCGACGCCGACGACCCACCATCTTGAGCAGGCCGCGTCGGCTGTGATGATCCTTGTGGTGCTTCCGGAAGTGGTCCGTCAGCTCGTTGATCCGGGTCGTGAGCAGTGCGATCTGGACGGGCGCGCTGCCCCGGTCTTCCGGGTGCAACTGGTACTTCCTGATTACTTCGTCCTTGTTGAACCCCATTTGGGTTCCGCCTCCGCGAGAGTCTACGCTGGTCGGGAAGCCATTCCCTTGCTAGCCCTTCAGGCTAGCGCAATCTCCCTGCTGCCGCAAGCGCCTGCGCCCTCCCGGAGCACCTCGCGCGCGGTCCGCACGTCCTCGTTCATCGCTTCGACGAGCGCCTCTGCACTCGGGAACCGCTCCACGCCCCGCAGCCGGGCGCACAGGTCCACGCGCAGGTGCCGGCCGTACAGGTCGCCACTCCAGTCCAGCAGGTGCAGTTCGATGGTCGGCGCGGCGCCGACGAAGGTAGGCCGTGAGCCCACGTGGAGCACGCCGTCGATCGTGCCTTCGCGCAGCACCGCCCGCGCCACGTAGATGCCCTCGGCCGGGACGAGCTTGGTGGGGTCGTTCAGCTCGAGGTTGGCGGTCGGAAAGCCGAGCTGGCGGCCGCGCCCGTCGCCGCGGACGACGGTGCCGCGGATGCTGTAGGGGCGGCCGAGCCCGTCCGCCGCGGCAAGGACATCGCCCGCGGCGACTGCGCGCCGGATCCGCGTCGAGCTGATCGGCGCAGTACCCGCTTCCACCGGCTCTACCACCTCGACACTGAAGCCGAACCGCTCACCGGCGGCGCGCAGCGTGGATACGTCGCCCTTGCGGCCGCGGCCGAAGCCGTGGTCGTAGCCGATGACCAGGTGACTCAGCCCGAAGCGGCCGACCAGGATCTCCTCGACGAAGCGGTCCGGCTCGTAGGCGGCGAGCGCGCGATCGAAGCGGAGAAAGACAGCGTACGTGAGCCCCGACTCGGCGAGGATCTCCATCTTCTCGACGGGCGTGGTGAGCAGCGGCGGGGCTGCGTCCGGCCGCACGATCCGCAGCGGATGGGGGTCGAAGGTGACGAGCACGCTCGGCCGGTCGCGTTCCCGCGCCCGCTGCACGACCCGCTGCAGCAGTTCCCAGTGACCGCGATGCACGCCGTCGAACGTGCCGACGGTGAGCACTGCGCCCGAGCGGGCGAGCGGCGTGCTCATACGAAGACCTTGTTCGGCTCCAGGCGCCCCCCGGCCGCGCGGCCGATGGCGAGAAGCCGATCGTCGTGCAGCACCACGATGGTCTGCGCATCGGGCAGGGCGCATGAGACCGGGCGCCCGTGCGTCAGGTGGCGCGCATCCTCCTCGTCCACGCTCAGCCGCGGAAACGTGGCGAGCGCCGCGGCAGGCGCGATCAGCACGCTGGCAACGGCAACGGGATCATCGAGCCGGTCTGTGGCCAGAGCATCGGCGACACTGTGCGGGCCGATCGCGGTGCGCCGCAGGGCAGTCAGGTGCCCGAGCGTCCCCAGTCGCTCCGCGACGTCGCGGCCGATCGAGCGGATGTACGTGCCACTGGAGCAGCGCACGTGAAACGTGATCTCCGGCAGGGCGATCGCGATGACCTCGATCGCATGGACCTCGATGTCGACGTCGGGCAGCTCCACGATTTCCCCGCGCCGCGCGAGCCGGTGCGCGCGCTCGCCCGCGATCTTCTTCGCCGAATACGCCGGCGGCCGCTGTGGCCGTCGCCCCGCTTCCGCCGCGAACGCGGCGCGGATCGTCGCGTCGTCCAGCGTGCGCCACGCATCACTCTCGGCCACCACGCTGCCGGTCGCATCGTCCGTGTCGGTGGCGGCGCCGAGGCGCATCGTCGCGCGGTACGCCTTGGGCATGTCCGTCAGGTACTCGGCGATGCGCGTGGCGCGGCCGACGCACAGCAGCAGCAGCCCGGACGCGAACGGATCGAGCGTGCCCGTGTGTCCGATGCGCCGCTCACCGAGCGCGCGCCGCGCCTGCGCGACGACGTCGTGCGACGTCGGGCCGGCAGGCTTGTCGACCGGGAGCACGCCCTCGAGCGAGTCACGCCGTTTCGTCATCCGCCTCCGACGGCCCCAGCTCCCGCATCGCCTCGCCCAGCAGCTTCTCGATGCGCTGCGCGTGCGCGAGCGTGTCGTCCCACGTGAAATGCAGCTCCGGTGCACGGCGGATGTGCAGCCGCCGCCCGATCTCCCCGCGGATGAACGGCTCGGCGACGTCGAGCCCCTCGAGCGTGCTCTCGCGCGCGGTCGGATCGATCGCGGTGACGTACACCCTGGCGTGATACAGGTCCGGTGAGACCTCGACGTGCGTGACCGTCACCAGGCCGACACGCGGATCGCGCACCTGGTTCTGCAGTATGTCCATCAGCTCCCGCCGGAACTGCTCATTCAGTCGTTCGACCCGGCGTCGTCCTGCCATGATCACTCCATTTCCACGATACGTGCTCCGCCCTGCGCACGGTGGCGCGCATCGACCGCGACGTCTCCTGCGCGGCCGCTGCACCTCATGCGAAGCGGCGCTCCACCGAGATGATGCGCGCGCGGTACTCGCGGGCAACGAGTGCGTGCGCATTCTCCAGCACCGAATCCGCCTGCCCGCCATCCGTCGCCGCGACGCACGCGGTCAGCTCCGCACGCTGCCACAGATCCTGGTGTGCGGTTTCCGCGACGGAAACATTGAACCGGTCGTGCAGCTTCGTCTTGAGACTCTTGATGACGCTCCGCTTTTCCTTGAGCGACTGGCAGCCGATCACCTCCAGCTGCCAGGTCACGACGCCGATGACCATACGCCTTCCCGTGCACCCGTCAATGTCTGCCGCGCCCGGGCGGTGGAAACGCAAACGGGGGACCGGCACAGGCCGGCCCCCCGAAAGACGTGTCTGACCTGCTGGTTCACGACTCGTTCGACGCCGATCCCGCCAGTGTGCGTGCGACCGATTCGATGCGGAAGCACTCGATGTGGTCGCCGACCTTGAGGTCGTTGTACCCATTGACGTTGAGACCGCACTCGAAACCTTCGCGTACCTCGCGGACATCGTCCTTGAAGCGCTTGAGGCTGCCCAGCTCGCCCTCGTACACCTGCACACCGTCGCGCACCACCCGCACGCGGCCGCGTCGGTCGATCGTGCCCTCCGTGACGTAGCAGCCCGCCACCGTGCCGACGCGCGGCACCTTGAAGAGCTGACGCACCTCTGCGACGCCGAGAAGGACTTCCTTCTCCTCGGGCGTGAGCATGCCCTCGAGCGCGTTGCGAACGTCCTCGACCGCCTCGTAGATGATGCTGTACAGGCGGATGTCCACGCCCTCGCGGCCTGCCGTTGCACGGGCTTCGCTGGTCGGCCGCACGTGGAACCCGATCACGATGGCGCCCGCCGTCGTTGCGAGCAGCACGTCCGACTCGTTGATCGCGCCGACGCCGCGGTGGATCACCTCGACCTGCACTTCGCTGGTCGAGAGCTGGCCGAGCGCGTCGCTCAGTGCCTGCACCGAGCCGTCCACGTCGCCCTTGATGATCAGGTTGAGCGTGGCCGTCTCGCCCTGTGCGAGCAGCTTGCTGATGTCGGTCAGCTTGACGCCGCGGCTCTTGATGCGGAGCTGCTTCTCACGGTCCAGCCGCTGACGCGTATTCGCGATCTCGCTCGCACGATCCGCTTCCATCCCGACGAGCATGTCGCCCGCCTGCGGCACCCCTGCGATGCCGAGCACCTGGACCGGCGTGCTGGGACCCGCGGCCTCGACCGTCTTGCCACGCTCGTCGAGCAGCGCGCGTACGCGGCCGTCGTAGTGGCCGCACACGAACGAGTCACCGACGCGCAGCGTGCCGTTGGTGACGAGCACGGTTGCGACCGGTCCCTTGCCGACGTCCAGCTGGGCCTCGACCACCGTGCCCTGCGCCGGACGGTCCGGGTTCGCCTTGAGGTCGAGCATCTCCGCCTGCAGCAGCACCTTCTCGAGCAGCTCGTCGACGCCGAGCCCCTTCTTGGCGCTGACCTCTGCAGCGAGCACGTCGCCGCCGTACTCCTCGACCACGACACCGTGCTGCAGCAGGTCCTGCTTGATGCGGTTCGGATCCGCACCCGGCAGGTCGACCTTGTTGATGGCGACGACGATCGGCACACCCGCGTTCCGGGCGTGGCTGATCGCCTCCTTGGTCTGCGGCATGACGCTGTCATCGGCAGCGACGACCAGGATCACGAGGTCCGTGATCTCCGCACCACGCGCACGCATGGCCGTGAACGCGGCGTGGCCGGGGGTATCGAGGAACGCGACCGAGCGGCCGTCGTTCAGCCCGACCATGTACGCACCGATGTGCTGCGTGATGCCGCCGGACTCGCCCGCGACGACGTTCGTGCGCCGGATGTAGTCGAGCAGCGACGTCTTGCCGTGGTCGACGTGACCCATGACCGTGATGACCGGCGGCCGCGGCTGCAGATCCTCTGCCGCATCCGTTTCGGTCTCCTCGATCATGTCGCCGCCGTACTCCTCCTCGCGGACGGCACGGAAGCCGAACTCGTCGAGCAGCAGCTCGATCTGGTCGAAGTCGAGCCGCTGGTTGATCGTCACCATCAGCCCGAGGTTCTTGAATGCGCTCGCGACGATCTGCGTCGCCGGCACGTCGATCAGCTCCGCGAGCTCCGAGACCGTCAGGAACTCGTTCACACGGACCGTCTCCGCTTCCTCGGCAGCCTTGCGCTGACGCTGCGCCTCCGCCTCGACGCGGCTCGGTGCCTCCTCACGGCGGTGACGGCGCTTGCGCCCGCTGCCCTTCAGCTCGGCCATGACGCGCGAGATGTTCTCCTGCACCGCCGCCTCGTCGACGCGCCGCGACTTCTTCTTCTTCTTGTCCTTGGCCTTGCGCCGGCCGTCGGGCGTGAAGCCCTCGGCCTGGATGCGCACCTGGCCACCCGGTCCGGCGCTGGCAGCAGGCGCCGGTGTGGCGGGCCGCTGCTGCTGCGGCTGGGCTGGCGGCGTGCGCTTGAGCACGTCCGCGGCGCGCCGCAGGCGCGGCCGCTGCTCCGGTGTCGGCACGCGCGGGGCGCGCTCCTCCGCAGGCGGTGCGGCAGGCTTCGCCTCGGTTCGTGCGACGGGCTCCGTCGGCCGCTCCAGCTCGGCCGGTGACGGCGCAGGCGGCTCCGCCGCCCGTACCTCTTCCACCGCCTCCACGTCCGCCTCGACCCGCTCGGCCTCGACTTCCTCGAGCGCCTCCGCAGCGACGTCCTCGCCCTGCGCCTCGGCGGCTTCGGCCGCCTCGGCCGCGATCGCCTCGGCCGCATCGGCCGCCGGCGAAGCGCTCTCCGGGTGGGCGACGATCTCCTCCGGCTCGCGGTCCTCGAGGAACGGGGACCTGCGGACTGCCGGTGCGACGACCTCGGGCTCCGGCTCCTCCGCCTCCTCCTCCGCGCCACGCGCGGCTTCCTCTTCGGCGCGCGCGGCCTCGACGTCGGCCTTGCGGCGACGCCGACGACGCGTCGGCGTCGCGTCCTCCATCACCGCATCGATCGCCTCTTCCTCGACATGGCCTGCACGGCGCTCGCGCTCCATGCGGGCGCGCAGCTTCGCAACGGTCGCGTCGTCGACGGTGGAGGCCTCGCTCCGTACCGATGCGCCGAGACCCCGCAGAAGCTGGATCAGCTTCTCGGGCTCGATCTTGAATTCTCTTGCTACTTCATAGACGCGCATCACCACCACCTTGACGAATGCTGCTCGTACGTTCCTGCCACGTCGTTCCTTCTACTCCGCTTTCAGCAACTGCTCCAGCTTGCGCGCCAGCCCGGCATCCGTGATACCGAGCGCGCTCGCGGGCGGGCGACCGACTGCCCCGCCGAGCACTGCCCGCGTCGCAACCTCCCGGTGCGGGACCGACCGCGACGTCAGCAGTGGAATCAGCTTGTCACGCGTGTTCGCGCTGATGTCATCAGCCACGAGGACGAAATGCAGTGCGCCCGCGCGCGCTGCCTCCCGGACCCGCTCCGTCCCCGAAAGCACCGCGCCTGCCCGGGCCGCGAGGCCGAGCAGGCGCAGCACCGGCTCAGTCGCGCCCATCCTCCGCGTCATCGACCTTCGAGGCCGGCGTGGACTCCGTGCGCGTACGCTCCGGCAGCGGCAGACCGAGGATGTCCGCGGCGAACTCACGGGCTTCGGCCAGCTCCTCCTCCGACGGCCCGCCCTCCGCCTGCGTGCTCTCCTCGCCTGCGTCCTCGACCGT is part of the Longimicrobiales bacterium genome and encodes:
- the truB gene encoding tRNA pseudouridine(55) synthase TruB, giving the protein MTKRRDSLEGVLPVDKPAGPTSHDVVAQARRALGERRIGHTGTLDPFASGLLLLCVGRATRIAEYLTDMPKAYRATMRLGAATDTDDATGSVVAESDAWRTLDDATIRAAFAAEAGRRPQRPPAYSAKKIAGERAHRLARRGEIVELPDVDIEVHAIEVIAIALPEITFHVRCSSGTYIRSIGRDVAERLGTLGHLTALRRTAIGPHSVADALATDRLDDPVAVASVLIAPAAALATFPRLSVDEEDARHLTHGRPVSCALPDAQTIVVLHDDRLLAIGRAAGGRLEPNKVFV
- a CDS encoding DUF503 domain-containing protein encodes the protein MVIGVVTWQLEVIGCQSLKEKRSVIKSLKTKLHDRFNVSVAETAHQDLWQRAELTACVAATDGGQADSVLENAHALVAREYRARIISVERRFA
- a CDS encoding ribosomal L7Ae/L30e/S12e/Gadd45 family protein; amino-acid sequence: MGATEPVLRLLGLAARAGAVLSGTERVREAARAGALHFVLVADDISANTRDKLIPLLTSRSVPHREVATRAVLGGAVGRPPASALGITDAGLARKLEQLLKAE
- the rpsO gene encoding 30S ribosomal protein S15, with translation MGFNKDEVIRKYQLHPEDRGSAPVQIALLTTRINELTDHFRKHHKDHHSRRGLLKMVGRRRRLLEYLKRQDLERYRSLIEDLGLRH
- the infB gene encoding translation initiation factor IF-2, with the translated sequence MRVYEVAREFKIEPEKLIQLLRGLGASVRSEASTVDDATVAKLRARMERERRAGHVEEEAIDAVMEDATPTRRRRRRKADVEAARAEEEAARGAEEEAEEPEPEVVAPAVRRSPFLEDREPEEIVAHPESASPAADAAEAIAAEAAEAAEAQGEDVAAEALEEVEAERVEADVEAVEEVRAAEPPAPSPAELERPTEPVARTEAKPAAPPAEERAPRVPTPEQRPRLRRAADVLKRTPPAQPQQQRPATPAPAASAGPGGQVRIQAEGFTPDGRRKAKDKKKKKSRRVDEAAVQENISRVMAELKGSGRKRRHRREEAPSRVEAEAQRQRKAAEEAETVRVNEFLTVSELAELIDVPATQIVASAFKNLGLMVTINQRLDFDQIELLLDEFGFRAVREEEYGGDMIEETETDAAEDLQPRPPVITVMGHVDHGKTSLLDYIRRTNVVAGESGGITQHIGAYMVGLNDGRSVAFLDTPGHAAFTAMRARGAEITDLVILVVAADDSVMPQTKEAISHARNAGVPIVVAINKVDLPGADPNRIKQDLLQHGVVVEEYGGDVLAAEVSAKKGLGVDELLEKVLLQAEMLDLKANPDRPAQGTVVEAQLDVGKGPVATVLVTNGTLRVGDSFVCGHYDGRVRALLDERGKTVEAAGPSTPVQVLGIAGVPQAGDMLVGMEADRASEIANTRQRLDREKQLRIKSRGVKLTDISKLLAQGETATLNLIIKGDVDGSVQALSDALGQLSTSEVQVEVIHRGVGAINESDVLLATTAGAIVIGFHVRPTSEARATAGREGVDIRLYSIIYEAVEDVRNALEGMLTPEEKEVLLGVAEVRQLFKVPRVGTVAGCYVTEGTIDRRGRVRVVRDGVQVYEGELGSLKRFKDDVREVREGFECGLNVNGYNDLKVGDHIECFRIESVARTLAGSASNES
- a CDS encoding bifunctional riboflavin kinase/FAD synthetase, whose protein sequence is MSTPLARSGAVLTVGTFDGVHRGHWELLQRVVQRARERDRPSVLVTFDPHPLRIVRPDAAPPLLTTPVEKMEILAESGLTYAVFLRFDRALAAYEPDRFVEEILVGRFGLSHLVIGYDHGFGRGRKGDVSTLRAAGERFGFSVEVVEPVEAGTAPISSTRIRRAVAAGDVLAAADGLGRPYSIRGTVVRGDGRGRQLGFPTANLELNDPTKLVPAEGIYVARAVLREGTIDGVLHVGSRPTFVGAAPTIELHLLDWSGDLYGRHLRVDLCARLRGVERFPSAEALVEAMNEDVRTAREVLREGAGACGSREIALA
- the rbfA gene encoding 30S ribosome-binding factor RbfA, with protein sequence MAGRRRVERLNEQFRRELMDILQNQVRDPRVGLVTVTHVEVSPDLYHARVYVTAIDPTARESTLEGLDVAEPFIRGEIGRRLHIRRAPELHFTWDDTLAHAQRIEKLLGEAMRELGPSEADDETA